The Shewanella sp. KX20019 genome window below encodes:
- the dsbC gene encoding bifunctional protein-disulfide isomerase/oxidoreductase DsbC, whose amino-acid sequence MKFTRAFSLIIAMVIAPAALAGSNTQNDDTAALEKKLSEALSVDVMSIKESPISGLYEALTNRGVLYISKDGTKMFHGTLYDLDKGMKNLTEAAMAGPRIDMMKPLEENMLVYKAKNEKHVVTVFTDVSCGYCRKLHNQMDEYNDLGITIRYLAFPRAGVPSANADEMEAVWCAADPLKAMGDAKSGKRVKNAKCDAKIAEQYNLGQTFGINGTPAIVLEDGSLIPGYQPPKDLLRTLEAVQ is encoded by the coding sequence ATGAAGTTCACCCGAGCATTTTCTTTGATCATTGCAATGGTAATTGCGCCTGCTGCCCTTGCCGGGTCTAACACCCAAAATGATGATACCGCAGCGTTAGAAAAGAAGCTGTCAGAAGCATTAAGTGTTGATGTTATGTCAATAAAAGAATCACCCATTTCTGGGTTATATGAAGCATTAACCAATCGCGGTGTGCTTTACATCAGTAAAGATGGAACCAAGATGTTCCATGGCACGCTTTACGATTTGGATAAAGGCATGAAAAACCTCACCGAAGCTGCAATGGCTGGTCCTCGTATCGACATGATGAAGCCTCTAGAAGAGAACATGCTGGTCTATAAAGCCAAAAATGAAAAGCACGTTGTGACCGTGTTTACTGATGTGAGCTGTGGCTATTGTCGTAAACTGCATAATCAAATGGATGAATATAATGATCTCGGTATCACCATTCGATACTTAGCATTCCCGCGTGCAGGTGTGCCATCAGCTAACGCCGATGAGATGGAAGCCGTTTGGTGTGCAGCTGATCCGCTAAAAGCGATGGGCGATGCTAAATCAGGTAAGCGTGTTAAAAACGCTAAATGTGATGCGAAAATTGCTGAGCAGTATAACCTGGGTCAAACATTCGGTATCAATGGAACTCCTGCGATTGTCCTTGAAGATGGCAGCCTAATTCCAGGTTACCAACCACCTAAAGATCTGTTAAGAACGCTGGAAGCTGTGCAGTAA
- the srmB gene encoding ATP-dependent RNA helicase SrmB — MLFEDLQLDPRLLESLKAMGHNKPTTIQQQTIPVAMEQRDILARAPTGTGKTASFLLPAMQHLLDFPRRFGGQARVLILTPTRELASQIHRYASHLGTGLNFDTSIITGGVPYAAQEEALKSNVDILVATPGRLMEYLDKGLFNAEEVEVLVIDEADRMLDMGFSAAVETLAIESVGRKQTMLFSATLEGSDVGRFSHQLLTDPAKLEAEAPRSEKAKIHQWVHIADNKEHKFAMLCAILKQEEVQRTIVFVKTREAVASLDGLLQKHGITCSFMRGDMEQKARFQALGRFTKGEVNVLLATDVAARGIDVDDITHVINFDMPRSADTYVHRIGRTGRAGAKGTAISLVEAHDVRIVGKIERYIDQPLKRRFVKDLRPKNKEAKPPGKKKVVDTGKTFSKKNKKKKKK, encoded by the coding sequence ATGCTATTTGAAGATCTCCAGCTTGACCCTCGTTTGTTAGAGTCACTAAAAGCAATGGGCCACAACAAGCCCACTACGATACAACAACAAACAATTCCAGTTGCCATGGAGCAAAGAGATATTCTTGCTCGCGCGCCAACAGGAACAGGGAAAACAGCGAGCTTCCTTCTGCCTGCGATGCAGCACCTTCTCGACTTTCCACGTCGATTCGGTGGCCAAGCTCGGGTATTAATCCTGACGCCAACAAGAGAGCTTGCCAGTCAAATTCATCGCTATGCATCTCATTTAGGGACAGGCTTAAATTTCGATACCAGCATCATTACTGGCGGCGTTCCCTACGCGGCACAGGAAGAAGCCTTAAAAAGCAATGTTGACATTTTGGTCGCCACACCAGGCCGCTTAATGGAATACCTTGATAAGGGGTTATTCAATGCCGAAGAAGTCGAAGTATTAGTCATTGATGAAGCCGACCGCATGCTTGATATGGGCTTCTCTGCTGCTGTTGAAACATTGGCAATCGAGTCAGTTGGCCGTAAACAAACCATGTTGTTCTCAGCAACACTTGAAGGCAGCGACGTAGGTCGTTTTTCGCATCAGTTGCTAACTGATCCAGCCAAGCTTGAAGCTGAAGCGCCGCGTAGCGAAAAAGCAAAAATCCACCAGTGGGTTCATATCGCTGACAACAAAGAGCATAAATTCGCGATGTTGTGCGCGATTTTGAAACAGGAAGAGGTGCAGCGCACTATCGTGTTTGTAAAAACACGTGAAGCAGTAGCAAGCCTTGATGGACTATTACAAAAGCACGGTATCACTTGCAGCTTTATGCGCGGTGATATGGAGCAAAAAGCGCGTTTCCAAGCCTTAGGGCGTTTCACTAAGGGTGAAGTTAACGTGCTCCTCGCCACCGATGTAGCAGCTCGTGGTATTGATGTCGATGACATCACCCACGTTATCAACTTTGATATGCCACGTTCAGCAGACACCTATGTTCACCGTATCGGACGTACTGGCCGTGCTGGCGCAAAAGGCACCGCAATATCACTCGTTGAAGCCCATGACGTTCGTATTGTTGGCAAGATTGAACGCTATATCGATCAACCTTTGAAACGTCGTTTTGTGAAAGATCTTCGTCCTAAAAACAAAGAGGCTAAGCCTCCAGGGAAGAAGAAAGTCGTAGATACGGGTAAAACGTTTAGTAAGAAAAACAAAAAGAAGAAAAAGAAGTAA
- a CDS encoding SH3 domain-containing protein, producing MLRVLSITIALFFVGGVYAEATKAGDYYVSANRLSVRLAPSTSGSITNTLNRKQKVEVFEVKNGWARVSKYYNGSVEGKSGQVARWVSAKYLSTTRPTDNFTSNTKLEKAIKNSDNYSLYRNNFIKLSDKLIKQGKCNLADYTEMGGWVRSTTHKPKPIYFTYCGGFSKSNKVYINAKTGRILN from the coding sequence ATGTTACGTGTTTTATCAATCACAATTGCATTGTTTTTTGTTGGTGGTGTATATGCAGAAGCAACTAAAGCTGGAGACTACTATGTATCAGCAAACAGATTAAGTGTTCGGCTGGCACCAAGCACTTCTGGCAGTATTACAAACACTCTAAATAGAAAACAAAAAGTAGAAGTCTTTGAAGTAAAAAACGGCTGGGCGAGAGTGTCGAAATATTATAATGGTTCTGTAGAAGGAAAATCTGGGCAAGTAGCTCGTTGGGTATCTGCTAAATATTTATCTACTACTCGACCAACAGATAATTTTACAAGCAATACTAAATTAGAGAAAGCAATCAAGAACTCTGATAACTACTCATTGTATAGAAATAACTTTATTAAATTATCAGATAAATTAATAAAGCAAGGTAAGTGTAATTTAGCTGATTATACAGAAATGGGGGGCTGGGTTCGTTCAACTACTCACAAACCCAAGCCAATATACTTTACGTATTGCGGGGGCTTTTCAAAAAGCAATAAAGTTTATATTAATGCTAAAACTGGTCGAATCCTGAATTAA
- a CDS encoding tRNA1(Val) (adenine(37)-N6)-methyltransferase, translating into MPFSFKQFHIDDSRCGMPVSTDGVLLGAWAPLTDAKTILDIGAGSGLLSLMARQRSQAKITAIELDQSAALDCQYNFNQSPWSASFTLLTSSIQQYCTTAEKQRFDHIICNPPYFDNGPQSSSSLRATARHTDRLSFDELLGAICFLLSPAGQASLILPTTAAAQLLSQLKQHSLACKYAVAVSSVEGKVPNRQLLLLNKTADTNMPLLQKLDSVPTLAIRQVNGQYTDEFVQLTKSFYLKL; encoded by the coding sequence ATGCCATTTAGCTTTAAACAATTTCATATCGACGACAGCCGCTGTGGCATGCCAGTTAGCACCGACGGTGTCTTACTGGGCGCATGGGCCCCATTAACGGATGCCAAAACCATACTCGATATTGGTGCCGGTAGCGGTTTGCTGAGTTTAATGGCTAGGCAACGTAGTCAAGCAAAGATAACCGCTATCGAACTAGATCAAAGTGCTGCCCTCGATTGCCAGTACAACTTCAATCAAAGCCCCTGGTCAGCAAGTTTTACCCTGCTAACCAGCTCAATTCAGCAATATTGCACCACAGCTGAAAAACAGCGCTTTGATCACATCATCTGTAACCCCCCCTATTTTGATAATGGCCCACAGTCGAGCAGTTCATTAAGAGCAACAGCGCGTCATACTGACAGGTTAAGTTTTGATGAGCTGTTAGGAGCAATATGTTTTTTACTCAGCCCTGCAGGCCAAGCAAGTCTAATCTTGCCAACCACTGCAGCGGCTCAATTGCTTAGCCAACTCAAACAACACTCATTAGCCTGCAAGTACGCCGTTGCAGTCTCAAGCGTTGAAGGAAAAGTCCCCAATAGACAATTGTTATTGCTTAACAAAACAGCTGACACAAATATGCCGTTGCTTCAAAAGCTTGATTCAGTACCAACCTTAGCGATTCGCCAAGTAAACGGTCAGTACACCGATGAGTTTGTGCAATTAACCAAAAGTTTTTATTTAAAGCTGTAG
- the xerD gene encoding site-specific tyrosine recombinase XerD: MPADYKPDPAIDLFLDHLWSIKGLSDNTLNAYRTDLRHFDRYVQLKAGDLISRGQLDIRDYLAVRFDKGFAKSSSARMMSSLRRFYGYLLVNKQISSDPMALLKSPKLARKLPDSLSEDDIDRLLSEPNEEDPLECRDKAMLELLYATGLRVSELVGLTMEQISLRQGLVRIVGKGGKERLVPLGELAVTEVESYLKYARAELLKGKQSDVLFPSKRAQQMTRQTFWHRIKLYALRANISTALSPHTLRHAFATHLLNHGADLRVVQLLLGHSDLSTTQIYTHVATARLASLHSEHHPRG, translated from the coding sequence GTGCCAGCAGATTACAAGCCCGATCCCGCAATCGATCTTTTTCTAGATCACTTATGGTCAATCAAAGGCTTAAGTGACAATACCTTGAATGCTTACCGTACCGATCTGCGTCACTTTGACCGCTATGTTCAGCTTAAAGCTGGCGATTTAATTAGTCGTGGTCAGCTGGATATTCGTGACTACTTAGCGGTTCGTTTCGATAAAGGCTTCGCCAAGAGCAGCAGTGCGCGGATGATGAGTAGCTTACGACGGTTTTATGGTTATTTACTGGTAAATAAACAGATTAGTAGTGATCCAATGGCGCTGCTCAAATCGCCCAAGCTTGCGCGCAAGCTGCCAGACTCTCTGAGTGAAGATGATATCGACCGCTTATTATCCGAACCTAATGAAGAGGATCCGCTAGAGTGCCGTGACAAAGCGATGCTTGAACTGTTGTACGCCACCGGACTGCGGGTATCTGAGCTCGTAGGTCTCACCATGGAGCAGATCAGTCTGCGCCAAGGGTTGGTGCGCATTGTGGGTAAAGGTGGTAAAGAGCGTTTAGTGCCCTTGGGTGAATTGGCAGTAACCGAAGTGGAAAGCTATCTAAAGTACGCCAGAGCTGAACTGCTTAAAGGTAAGCAAAGTGATGTATTGTTCCCATCTAAGAGGGCGCAACAGATGACGAGGCAAACTTTTTGGCATCGAATAAAACTATATGCATTAAGGGCCAACATCTCCACGGCTCTCTCGCCACATACCTTAAGGCATGCTTTTGCCACACACTTACTCAATCACGGTGCCGATCTTCGAGTTGTACAGTTACTCTTGGGTCATAGTGATCTATCAACTACGCAGATTTATACTCATGTAGCGACGGCTCGTTTAGCTAGCCTTCATAGTGAACATCATCCACGGGGATAG
- the recJ gene encoding single-stranded-DNA-specific exonuclease RecJ translates to MIHKIIRRAAVDDSHLPDTFSPLLKQIYASRGVSSNECELSLAKLLRPNTMLGIEQAAQLVADAIAAQKSILIMGDFDADGATSTSVCMLALKMMGAKNIDYLIPNRFDYGYGLSPEIVAVAAQKKAEMIITVDNGISSIEGVKAAKALGMTVVITDHHLPGHSLPAADAIVNPNQHGCQFASKSIAGVGVAFYLMSALRAELRQRDWYQQQGINEPNLGHLLDIVALGTVADVVSLDVNNRILVEAGLQRVKAGRCRAGITALLEVAKRTPSRIVASDFGFAVGPRLNAAGRLDEMALGVETLLCEDIMQARRMASELDGLNAERRDLETGMQQEALKSLESVELNESELPWGIALFQADWHQGVIGILASRIKDKYHRPVIAFADAGEGEIKGSARSIKGLHMRDLLELINSRHPGLILKFGGHAMAAGLSIKAGQFALFADAYDKAIREVLAPELLTGELVSDGELVPEQFKLELATELRNAGPWGQSFPEPLFDGHFRIIQQRIVGEKHLKLVLETECGRVMLDAIAFNVDVKIWPDASISHAEIVYKLDVNEFRGNQTLQLMVEQIAPK, encoded by the coding sequence GTGATCCATAAGATTATTCGCCGCGCAGCAGTAGACGATAGCCACTTGCCCGATACGTTTTCGCCGTTATTAAAGCAGATTTATGCCAGCCGTGGTGTGAGCAGTAATGAGTGTGAACTTAGCTTAGCCAAGCTACTCAGGCCTAATACGATGTTGGGAATAGAGCAAGCAGCACAGCTAGTTGCTGACGCAATAGCGGCACAGAAGTCGATACTCATTATGGGCGACTTTGATGCTGATGGTGCTACTTCTACTAGTGTCTGTATGCTGGCGCTTAAAATGATGGGCGCAAAAAATATCGATTATCTAATCCCGAATCGATTCGATTATGGCTATGGTTTAAGCCCTGAAATAGTTGCGGTCGCAGCACAGAAAAAAGCTGAAATGATCATTACCGTTGATAATGGTATCTCCTCTATTGAGGGCGTTAAAGCCGCGAAAGCCTTGGGAATGACAGTGGTGATCACCGATCACCACCTACCCGGCCACTCCTTGCCTGCAGCCGACGCCATCGTTAACCCAAATCAACATGGGTGCCAGTTCGCCAGTAAATCTATCGCCGGCGTTGGCGTGGCGTTTTACTTGATGTCGGCGCTTAGGGCTGAACTGCGACAGCGAGACTGGTACCAACAGCAAGGCATCAACGAACCCAATTTGGGCCATCTATTGGATATCGTCGCTTTGGGCACTGTGGCCGATGTCGTTTCTCTGGATGTTAATAATCGAATTCTAGTGGAAGCTGGATTGCAACGAGTAAAAGCGGGTCGTTGCCGCGCTGGGATCACCGCGCTGCTCGAGGTGGCTAAACGTACGCCATCACGTATTGTCGCATCTGATTTTGGTTTTGCAGTTGGCCCTAGATTGAATGCAGCTGGTCGCCTGGATGAGATGGCTCTGGGGGTCGAAACACTATTGTGCGAAGACATCATGCAGGCAAGACGAATGGCGTCAGAGCTTGATGGCCTAAATGCTGAGCGACGCGATCTAGAAACCGGTATGCAGCAAGAAGCGCTGAAGAGCCTTGAAAGTGTCGAGCTTAATGAGAGTGAACTGCCTTGGGGGATTGCTCTGTTTCAAGCGGATTGGCATCAGGGCGTTATTGGTATCTTAGCCTCGAGGATTAAAGATAAGTATCATCGCCCGGTTATCGCTTTTGCTGATGCTGGTGAGGGGGAGATAAAAGGCTCGGCCCGCTCCATTAAAGGCCTGCATATGCGTGATCTTTTAGAGTTGATTAATAGCCGTCATCCAGGACTCATCTTAAAGTTTGGTGGTCACGCAATGGCGGCAGGCTTATCGATTAAAGCGGGGCAGTTTGCACTGTTTGCTGATGCTTACGATAAAGCGATACGTGAGGTGTTGGCGCCGGAGTTACTAACCGGAGAGTTAGTGTCCGACGGTGAACTTGTCCCTGAGCAGTTTAAATTGGAGTTGGCAACAGAGTTGCGCAATGCTGGCCCTTGGGGGCAGTCATTCCCCGAGCCTTTGTTCGACGGACACTTTAGAATTATTCAGCAACGTATTGTCGGTGAGAAACATCTTAAGTTAGTTTTGGAGACTGAGTGTGGCCGGGTGATGCTTGATGCTATTGCGTTTAACGTCGATGTAAAGATCTGGCCCGATGCTAGTATTTCTCACGCTGAAATTGTCTATAAATTAGATGTGAACGAATTTAGAGGCAATCAAACGCTACAGCTTATGGTAGAGCAGATAGCGCCAAAGTAG
- a CDS encoding IS110 family transposase, with translation MNKHNILFIGLDTHKEFVEVAYIEDQRGAQAVHFGRVSSAKASITKLARQFQSKYPEATLHFVYEAGPCGYWIYRLLTSLGHCCYVIAPSLIPKKPGEKIKTDKRDALKLAKLLKSEDLTAIYVPEPEDEAIRDLSRARETAMKDLKDAKYQLKALQLRNNINYRGTANWSLKHLRWLTELILPHPSQQIVLQEYLQTISERIARLKRLDNELEHHVKKWRYYPVIKAIQALRGVRLLVAAGVIAELGDLTRFDHPRKLMSYVGLVPSEHSSGGKRHVGAITKCGNGRARRLLVEGAQSYRYPAKISTEMQIRQEGLPKEIIDIAWQAQLRLCRRYQKLTYKGKHNNVVVTAIAREIIAYIWAISREVVLTNVNPKLRLSRVPA, from the coding sequence ATGAATAAACATAACATACTTTTTATTGGCCTTGATACACATAAAGAATTTGTAGAAGTTGCTTATATTGAAGATCAAAGAGGAGCGCAAGCGGTTCATTTTGGACGAGTTTCAAGTGCGAAAGCCTCTATCACTAAACTGGCTAGGCAGTTTCAATCTAAGTATCCAGAAGCAACCTTACACTTTGTGTATGAGGCAGGACCCTGCGGTTACTGGATCTACCGATTGCTTACCAGCCTAGGTCACTGTTGCTATGTTATAGCCCCTTCACTTATTCCCAAAAAGCCTGGTGAGAAAATTAAAACCGATAAACGTGATGCGCTTAAATTAGCAAAGCTGCTTAAGTCGGAAGATCTTACCGCGATTTATGTTCCAGAGCCTGAAGATGAAGCTATCCGCGATTTATCTCGTGCTCGTGAGACCGCGATGAAAGATTTAAAAGACGCCAAATACCAGCTTAAAGCGCTTCAGCTAAGAAACAATATTAACTACAGAGGCACTGCTAATTGGTCGCTAAAGCACTTACGCTGGCTGACTGAACTGATATTGCCGCACCCGAGTCAACAGATTGTCTTGCAAGAATACTTACAAACCATTTCAGAGCGGATCGCGAGGCTAAAACGGCTAGACAATGAACTTGAGCATCACGTTAAAAAGTGGCGTTACTATCCGGTCATCAAAGCCATACAAGCATTACGTGGAGTGAGGTTACTGGTTGCTGCAGGTGTCATTGCTGAGTTGGGAGACTTAACTCGCTTTGATCATCCCCGAAAACTAATGAGTTATGTAGGCCTAGTTCCATCGGAACACTCAAGTGGTGGAAAGCGGCATGTGGGTGCGATAACGAAATGCGGCAATGGTCGAGCAAGGCGGCTATTAGTCGAAGGGGCTCAGTCCTATCGCTACCCCGCTAAGATCTCAACCGAGATGCAAATAAGACAAGAAGGTTTACCGAAAGAAATCATTGATATTGCATGGCAAGCGCAGCTTAGGCTTTGTCGTCGATACCAAAAACTCACGTACAAAGGTAAACATAACAACGTAGTCGTGACAGCCATAGCCAGAGAAATTATTGCTTATATTTGGGCTATTTCACGAGAAGTGGTACTGACAAATGTTAACCCTAAACTACGGTTGTCGAGAGTACCTGCATGA
- the brnQ gene encoding branched-chain amino acid transport system II carrier protein, giving the protein MGHKVQNNQLSIADTLGLGFMTFAFFLGAGNLIFPPLAGFMAGENMALAMVGFLVTAVGLPLITLIAVAKANGKIMDLLPPIAATMLAVAIFIIIGPAFAAPRTGLVAFEVGFKPFLENAEATFMIAGITLNVAQLIYTLVFFSIAMVFALYPGKLLDNVGKVLTPILLLLLVGLAVSVIILPGSPVAAAVGDYQTHPLTKGVLEGYNTMDTLASLIFGILIIDILRKKGVSDAKAQTGYLIKAALIAASGLAFVYIALFYLGATAGDLATGAENGGVILTNYVTHEFGTTGLVLLATVVTLACITTAVGLISACSEFFNELLPKISYRRFVVLLSVICATIANVGLAQLISISIPVLMTVYPVAIALVAVTFLTERFSKPEAAHRIVLSVALFFGIIDGLKAAGVDVSVFNFMPLHAEGMAWLLPTAITIFACLMMKKEQAAVAVS; this is encoded by the coding sequence ATGGGGCATAAAGTGCAAAATAATCAATTGAGTATTGCAGATACGTTAGGGTTAGGTTTCATGACCTTCGCGTTCTTTTTAGGGGCGGGTAACCTTATTTTCCCTCCGTTAGCTGGTTTTATGGCTGGCGAAAATATGGCATTAGCCATGGTAGGCTTTCTTGTGACTGCAGTAGGACTGCCTCTAATCACGCTGATTGCTGTTGCCAAAGCAAATGGTAAAATCATGGACTTGTTGCCTCCCATCGCAGCAACCATGCTAGCAGTGGCCATTTTTATCATTATTGGTCCTGCTTTTGCGGCACCAAGAACAGGTTTAGTTGCTTTTGAAGTTGGTTTTAAACCATTCTTAGAAAATGCCGAAGCGACCTTTATGATCGCTGGAATTACCCTTAATGTGGCGCAACTTATTTATACCTTAGTATTTTTCAGCATCGCCATGGTATTTGCACTTTACCCCGGCAAGCTGCTTGATAACGTCGGTAAGGTGTTAACCCCTATCCTGTTATTGTTGCTTGTCGGCTTAGCCGTTTCGGTTATCATTCTTCCTGGAAGCCCCGTTGCAGCCGCAGTTGGAGACTACCAAACTCACCCGTTAACTAAGGGCGTTTTGGAGGGGTATAACACTATGGATACCTTAGCGTCGCTGATATTTGGTATTTTAATTATCGATATTTTGCGTAAAAAAGGTGTCTCTGATGCTAAAGCACAGACAGGCTATCTAATTAAGGCTGCACTCATCGCTGCGAGTGGCTTAGCATTCGTCTATATCGCCTTATTCTATTTAGGTGCAACAGCCGGTGACTTAGCGACTGGTGCTGAGAATGGTGGCGTGATTTTAACTAATTATGTGACTCATGAGTTTGGCACAACAGGTTTAGTGTTATTGGCTACCGTTGTGACACTGGCTTGTATAACCACTGCCGTGGGACTCATTAGCGCCTGTAGCGAGTTTTTTAACGAGCTGTTGCCTAAAATCTCTTATCGCCGTTTTGTGGTTCTTTTGAGCGTTATTTGCGCGACGATAGCTAACGTCGGCCTGGCGCAGCTGATTAGCATTAGTATCCCAGTGCTTATGACTGTATACCCTGTCGCGATTGCGTTAGTGGCGGTCACCTTCTTAACAGAGCGTTTCTCTAAGCCTGAAGCCGCTCACCGAATTGTGCTTAGTGTTGCCCTTTTCTTCGGTATCATCGATGGCCTAAAAGCGGCTGGCGTAGATGTTAGTGTGTTTAACTTTATGCCATTGCACGCTGAAGGTATGGCTTGGTTATTACCCACTGCAATAACAATATTTGCTTGCTTGATGATGAAGAAAGAGCAAGCGGCAGTTGCAGTAAGCTAA
- a CDS encoding efflux RND transporter periplasmic adaptor subunit: MIKIILRRVSPLFILIFFIVAAKVLISTKEAPEQKADEAPIPIVDVMEVQQQTVSLNLPSYGIVSPKYKTQLVTEVQGRMLNISSKFVAGGVVKKGEQLAVIEPSDYEADLMQAQASLAQAKAALEEERAKGEVAKNDWKGYDGGIPPELGLRLPQLKQEQANVKFQQAALARAERNLERTVIRAPFDGIIKARNVDLGQYVTLGTNLGELYDTRVAEIRLPLSNSDLAYLESVDNPDTEVTLSADLAGKVVSWTGKIIRSEGVIDAENRMVYLVAEVKDPYLRSTKLAGQLPLKYGSFVTAVIKGRTVEGIVKLPRYLVRHGKVILITEDNSVEIRAVNVVRTDLENVYIKDSLASGERISVTNLSNVENGELVKILGEEDSSNKDSADESAAQEKLASTGEQ; this comes from the coding sequence ATGATAAAAATAATACTTAGAAGAGTCTCCCCACTCTTTATTCTCATTTTCTTTATTGTGGCTGCAAAAGTACTTATCAGCACCAAAGAAGCACCGGAACAAAAAGCGGATGAAGCGCCGATTCCAATTGTTGATGTGATGGAAGTTCAGCAGCAAACGGTATCGCTAAACCTACCCTCTTACGGCATTGTTAGTCCCAAATATAAAACCCAATTGGTCACAGAAGTTCAAGGGAGAATGCTTAACATCTCCAGTAAATTTGTTGCCGGTGGCGTGGTTAAAAAAGGCGAACAACTGGCGGTGATTGAACCTTCTGACTACGAAGCTGACCTGATGCAGGCGCAAGCTTCATTAGCGCAGGCCAAAGCCGCACTTGAAGAGGAGCGAGCTAAAGGCGAGGTGGCTAAAAATGATTGGAAAGGATACGACGGCGGCATTCCACCTGAGTTAGGGCTGCGGCTACCACAGTTAAAGCAAGAGCAAGCCAATGTTAAGTTTCAACAAGCCGCACTTGCTAGGGCCGAACGAAATCTTGAGCGCACCGTTATTCGCGCTCCTTTTGATGGCATCATCAAGGCTCGAAATGTAGATCTTGGCCAATATGTTACCTTAGGAACAAACTTAGGCGAACTCTACGACACTCGAGTCGCAGAGATCCGCTTACCACTGTCAAACAGTGATTTAGCCTATTTGGAATCGGTTGATAATCCTGATACAGAAGTCACTTTAAGTGCTGATCTCGCCGGTAAAGTTGTCAGCTGGACCGGTAAAATTATTCGCAGTGAAGGCGTTATCGATGCAGAAAATCGCATGGTTTACTTGGTTGCTGAAGTCAAAGATCCCTACCTTCGAAGCACCAAACTTGCCGGACAATTACCGCTTAAATACGGCAGTTTTGTCACCGCAGTCATTAAGGGCCGCACTGTAGAGGGCATTGTAAAACTACCACGTTACCTTGTACGCCACGGCAAAGTGATCCTAATAACTGAAGATAACAGCGTTGAGATCAGAGCCGTAAACGTGGTGCGCACGGATCTAGAAAATGTCTACATCAAAGATAGCTTAGCAAGCGGTGAGCGCATTTCAGTTACCAACCTTAGCAATGTTGAAAATGGTGAATTAGTCAAAATACTAGGCGAAGAGGACAGCTCGAATAAAGACAGTGCTGATGAGTCTGCAGCGCAAGAAAAACTTGCTAGCACAGGTGAACAATAA